A section of the Pseudomonadota bacterium genome encodes:
- a CDS encoding acyl-CoA dehydratase activase, giving the protein MLVAGIDIGSITTEALLLDKDKGILGYTIMQTGADSRKTAEMALEKVLAYPAKTASDVSYIIATGCGRKRASFAQQAVTEITCIAKGVNYLFPGARTIIDIGGQDTKAIRVDEKGRVIEFEMNDKCAAGTGRFVEVMAKALNVELDKIGEISLNHKKDVAISSICTVFAESEVISLVSEGEELEDILYGIHKAIADRTMGLISRLGGAKDEVIMAGGVAKNIGVVKALEKALGTQIKIHVEPQIVGALGAAIIALEKTA; this is encoded by the coding sequence ATGTTAGTTGCCGGAATTGATATAGGTTCAATTACCACTGAGGCTCTCCTCCTGGATAAAGACAAGGGGATTCTCGGGTATACAATAATGCAAACCGGTGCCGATTCAAGGAAAACTGCCGAAATGGCCCTTGAAAAGGTACTTGCTTATCCCGCAAAAACAGCATCTGATGTTTCATATATCATCGCCACCGGTTGTGGAAGAAAAAGGGCTTCCTTTGCACAGCAGGCAGTCACAGAAATTACCTGTATAGCAAAAGGGGTAAACTATCTGTTCCCTGGCGCAAGGACAATCATCGACATCGGCGGACAGGACACAAAAGCAATAAGAGTTGATGAAAAAGGCCGCGTTATCGAATTCGAAATGAACGATAAATGTGCCGCTGGAACTGGAAGATTTGTTGAGGTTATGGCAAAGGCATTAAACGTTGAGCTCGACAAAATCGGTGAAATCTCATTAAACCACAAGAAAGATGTGGCTATAAGCAGTATCTGTACCGTCTTTGCCGAATCGGAAGTCATCTCTCTCGTGAGCGAAGGAGAAGAATTAGAAGACATCCTTTATGGCATCCACAAGGCGATTGCCGATAGGACAATGGGTCTCATCAGCAGGCTGGGCGGCGCCAAGGATGAAGTCATTATGGCTGGCGGCGTTGCAAAAAATATCGGAGTTGTTAAGGCCCTTGAAAAGGCACTTGGAACTCAGATAAAAATCCACGTTGAGCCACAGATTGTTGGTGCGCTCGGCGCAGCGATAATAGCACTCGAAAAAACCGCTTAG
- a CDS encoding TRAP transporter fused permease subunit, whose protein sequence is MADKEIPLVDNATEQLTEEQKKKIEELIEEDEGVTRKVTGFWNVAITALAVAMSLFAIYTSIFPMPTQILRGVFTAFLLVLSFLYYPMAKKYKGKINIIDIFLALLSIACIAYMLVDFEEFIYRAVTPELWDKILGVAFIVLILEATRRSSGWIMPVTCLIFLVYAYVGPWIPAPWTHRGYDVERIIGHMYMTLEGIFGVPIDVASTIIIMFCIFGGFLSVSGAGKFFVDFAFTAMGRKPTAAGRAVVATSYLLAMASGSGVANTVAIGSVAYPMLKKAGYDKNNAGGFLAAGGMGAITTPPVMGAAAFLIAEFLKISYVDVIFLATIPAALYYWGLLLMVEFDAKKFGLRAVQIEKKYTLGQLTKMYWFQFLPLIAIVFFLVRGYTPQVSVLAAIITCFLTSFLRKDTRFNLPKLIQALKEGSITVLNVAAICAAAGLIVGTVSLTGLGLKLSTIIIGYAGGSLVFTAIFAGIILWIIGLAVPITATYIIAAVIVAPALTNLGVPDYAAHMFIFYYALLSEVSPPTALSPFAAAAITGGDPYKTTMMAWKYAVTAFLLPFIFVLLPSGRALLLHFDGITMAEGIWTIFTAFVGIGMLAAGCSGWFLKRENIIERVVTVIGALSFVYPHTMGDVIGFVCLVLVIIMQKLRKGDTGPIQAAT, encoded by the coding sequence ATGGCAGATAAAGAAATCCCTTTAGTCGACAATGCTACTGAACAGTTAACAGAAGAACAAAAGAAAAAGATAGAAGAACTCATAGAAGAAGATGAGGGTGTTACCAGAAAGGTAACGGGATTCTGGAACGTTGCTATTACGGCACTGGCGGTAGCAATGTCGCTTTTCGCAATATACACTTCTATCTTCCCGATGCCAACACAGATACTGAGAGGAGTTTTTACTGCATTTTTACTTGTCCTCTCTTTCCTGTATTACCCGATGGCAAAAAAATATAAGGGTAAAATAAACATAATCGATATTTTTCTGGCGCTTCTCAGCATAGCCTGCATAGCATATATGCTTGTTGATTTTGAAGAGTTCATATATCGGGCAGTGACCCCTGAATTGTGGGATAAAATCCTTGGTGTTGCCTTTATTGTCCTTATCTTAGAAGCCACACGAAGAAGTTCGGGCTGGATCATGCCTGTTACCTGTCTCATCTTTCTCGTTTATGCATATGTAGGACCATGGATTCCCGCCCCATGGACACACAGGGGATATGATGTAGAACGTATTATCGGCCACATGTACATGACCCTTGAGGGCATCTTCGGTGTCCCGATTGATGTAGCATCGACGATCATCATTATGTTCTGCATTTTTGGCGGTTTTCTGTCTGTCTCGGGCGCGGGTAAATTCTTCGTTGATTTTGCATTTACCGCCATGGGTAGAAAACCAACCGCTGCAGGCCGGGCAGTTGTGGCAACATCCTATCTTCTGGCTATGGCATCGGGATCCGGTGTGGCTAATACCGTTGCAATCGGTTCAGTGGCATATCCGATGCTCAAGAAAGCAGGCTATGATAAAAACAACGCCGGTGGTTTTCTTGCCGCTGGTGGCATGGGTGCTATCACCACTCCGCCTGTCATGGGCGCTGCAGCGTTTCTCATCGCTGAATTCCTGAAGATTAGCTATGTTGATGTCATCTTTCTTGCAACCATCCCTGCTGCCCTCTATTACTGGGGGCTCCTTCTCATGGTCGAGTTTGATGCAAAAAAGTTCGGTCTCAGGGCGGTTCAGATAGAGAAAAAATACACCCTTGGCCAGCTTACAAAAATGTACTGGTTCCAGTTTCTCCCCCTTATTGCTATAGTATTTTTTCTGGTAAGGGGTTACACGCCTCAGGTTTCTGTGCTCGCAGCGATCATCACATGTTTTCTTACATCCTTTTTAAGAAAAGATACGCGGTTCAATTTACCAAAACTTATCCAGGCATTAAAGGAAGGTTCTATTACTGTATTAAATGTAGCGGCAATCTGCGCAGCAGCAGGTTTAATAGTTGGAACAGTCAGTCTGACCGGACTTGGTCTAAAACTTTCAACAATTATTATCGGTTACGCCGGTGGAAGTCTTGTCTTTACTGCAATCTTTGCAGGTATTATTTTGTGGATAATAGGCTTGGCTGTACCCATTACCGCCACATATATTATCGCGGCTGTTATCGTAGCCCCGGCACTGACAAACCTTGGTGTGCCTGATTACGCTGCACACATGTTTATATTCTACTACGCCCTTCTCTCGGAAGTTTCTCCTCCTACAGCCCTCTCGCCCTTCGCAGCGGCAGCCATAACTGGTGGCGATCCATATAAAACAACCATGATGGCTTGGAAATATGCCGTAACCGCCTTTCTCCTGCCTTTTATCTTTGTTCTCCTTCCTTCAGGGAGGGCCTTGCTCCTCCACTTTGATGGAATCACAATGGCGGAAGGGATATGGACTATTTTCACTGCATTTGTTGGTATAGGCATGCTCGCAGCGGGCTGTTCCGGTTGGTTCCTCAAGAGGGAAAATATCATAGAACGAGTGGTCACAGTAATCGGGGCGTTGAGCTTCGTTTATCCTCATACTATGGGCGATGTTATAGGTTTTGTCTGTTTAGTATTAGTGATTATTATGCAAAAGCTGAGGAAGGGGGACACAGGACCAATACAGGCAGCAACCTGA
- a CDS encoding 3-hydroxyacyl-CoA dehydrogenase family protein — translation MDIKTVGVLGAGVMGNGIAQVAAMAGYNVIMRDIEDRFVEGGLKNIDKFLAKTVEKGKMTADQKSAIMGKIKGTTDMGAMKDADFIVEVVVEIMDIKKKVFAELDEITKPDVILSSNTSSMSLTEMATATKRPDRVVGMHFFNPVPLMKLVEVIRGMRTSDETVAATIDLTRKFGKEPVEVRVDIPGFLVNRLMVPHFIEAIKLFEQGIASKEDIDKAAKLGLNYPMGPFELMDLTGLDINLHVQQYFYDNLPKELKWDPPLTLKNLVKAGSMGRKSGRGWYDYSK, via the coding sequence ATGGATATAAAAACAGTTGGAGTTTTGGGCGCAGGTGTAATGGGAAACGGAATCGCCCAGGTAGCTGCAATGGCAGGCTATAATGTCATTATGAGGGATATTGAAGACAGGTTCGTAGAAGGCGGGCTGAAGAACATCGACAAGTTTCTTGCTAAGACCGTAGAAAAAGGGAAAATGACTGCCGACCAGAAAAGCGCCATCATGGGAAAAATCAAAGGCACAACCGATATGGGTGCCATGAAAGACGCTGATTTCATTGTTGAGGTTGTTGTTGAAATTATGGATATCAAGAAGAAGGTTTTTGCAGAGCTCGATGAAATTACAAAACCTGACGTAATACTTTCCTCGAACACATCATCTATGTCTCTGACTGAAATGGCAACAGCCACAAAGAGACCTGATAGGGTTGTTGGAATGCACTTCTTTAACCCCGTTCCACTCATGAAGCTCGTTGAAGTAATCCGCGGCATGAGGACAAGTGATGAGACAGTGGCGGCTACAATTGATCTTACGAGAAAATTCGGCAAAGAACCTGTTGAAGTAAGGGTTGACATCCCTGGTTTCCTCGTAAACAGGCTGATGGTTCCCCACTTTATCGAAGCAATCAAACTATTTGAGCAGGGCATTGCCTCAAAAGAAGACATCGACAAAGCAGCAAAACTCGGCCTCAACTATCCTATGGGACCGTTCGAATTAATGGACCTCACCGGTCTCGACATAAACCTTCATGTACAGCAGTACTTCTATGACAACCTGCCAAAAGAACTGAAATGGGATCCGCCACTTACACTCAAGAACCTGGTAAAGGCCGGTTCAATGGGCAGAAAATCAGGCAGAGGCTGGTACGACTATTCGAAATAA
- a CDS encoding thiolase family protein gives MNTFTKAYIPYNGYYSTPFTRWQGSMQNENSIELGAKTARRWFLEKKKIDPAILDYLYFGISITQHHLFYSHNWAAGMLTDNKKNLPGLMVSQACTTSTTVLNLAALAVEQGAYEVGFGLMADRTSNGAHTIWPNPMGPGGEVISENWLMDNFNSDPNVYPPLKMVQTAEAVAKMEGFTKEQCDELVLRRYEQYLMATANDRAFQKRYMFPAEVKVSKKKTVLVELDEGVTPTTKEGLAKLGPAEKGGVHSFACQTFPADGNCGFIVTTREKAKELSADPKIEIQIVSFGFSRVNPGFMAAAPVPAAQMALANAGLKITDMKTIKSHNPFCANDLNFAKKMGNDIMKMNNYGSSLIYGHPQAPTGGRIIAEMLEETAMLGGGYCLWTGCAAGDTGASMIFKVGK, from the coding sequence ATGAACACTTTTACAAAAGCTTATATTCCTTACAACGGGTATTACTCTACTCCCTTCACCCGTTGGCAGGGAAGCATGCAGAATGAAAACTCAATCGAGTTAGGCGCAAAGACGGCACGGAGATGGTTTCTTGAAAAAAAGAAAATTGATCCTGCAATACTTGACTACCTCTATTTCGGGATTTCCATCACCCAGCACCACCTGTTCTACAGCCACAACTGGGCAGCAGGCATGCTGACAGACAACAAGAAAAATTTGCCAGGTCTCATGGTCAGCCAGGCGTGTACGACATCCACCACGGTTCTCAATCTCGCGGCACTTGCAGTGGAGCAAGGTGCATATGAAGTTGGTTTTGGTCTGATGGCCGACCGTACCTCTAACGGCGCCCACACCATATGGCCGAACCCCATGGGTCCCGGCGGTGAAGTGATCAGCGAAAACTGGCTCATGGACAACTTCAACAGCGACCCCAATGTTTATCCACCCCTCAAGATGGTACAAACCGCTGAGGCTGTGGCCAAGATGGAAGGATTCACTAAAGAACAATGCGACGAGCTGGTTTTAAGGCGCTACGAACAGTATCTCATGGCTACGGCCAATGACCGTGCCTTCCAGAAGCGCTATATGTTCCCCGCAGAGGTAAAGGTCTCCAAGAAAAAGACCGTTCTGGTAGAACTGGATGAGGGTGTAACCCCTACCACAAAAGAAGGTCTCGCAAAACTCGGACCGGCTGAGAAGGGAGGCGTCCACAGCTTCGCTTGTCAGACATTCCCTGCTGACGGCAACTGCGGGTTTATCGTCACAACACGTGAAAAAGCAAAGGAACTGAGTGCTGATCCGAAAATAGAGATCCAGATTGTTTCCTTTGGTTTTTCCAGGGTCAATCCAGGTTTCATGGCTGCGGCCCCTGTACCGGCCGCCCAGATGGCCCTTGCCAACGCCGGTTTAAAAATCACTGATATGAAAACCATTAAAAGCCACAATCCCTTTTGCGCGAACGACCTTAACTTCGCCAAAAAGATGGGCAACGATATCATGAAAATGAACAACTACGGGTCATCCCTGATCTACGGACACCCACAGGCTCCGACAGGCGGCAGAATCATTGCCGAGATGCTGGAAGAAACGGCCATGCTCGGCGGCGGATACTGTCTCTGGACAGGATGTGCCGCAGGCGACACCGGCGCATCAATGATCTTCAAGGTAGGAAAGTAG
- a CDS encoding TAXI family TRAP transporter solute-binding subunit: MGVNSFFEDDKKLNRRDFLKLTGIAGTTMLLSNPVSVFAQAKKRISIATGGMGGVYFVIGGGIASILTKYAGVEAAAEVTAASVDNCKLINAKKSDMGLIMADTGYDAYKGLGNFKGKPISLRTLTVLYPNLMHVVTVDGKGIKKVSDLKGKRVSTGAPGSGTEVKALRVLEAGGINPNKDIKKDRLGAGESGGALKDGKIDAYFWDGGVPTSSVLDLAASPGVKMVLISHADLIPKMIEKYGPVYYQSVIPKKVYTGIEYDTQVAAVGNLLVCNQDMDDKLAYDIVKAIFEHLKELAAIHKEALNINLKDGGGSKAVPYHKGAAKYFKEKGINVFV; encoded by the coding sequence ATGGGTGTTAATTCTTTTTTTGAGGACGATAAGAAACTGAATCGGCGTGATTTTCTTAAACTGACAGGAATAGCAGGCACAACAATGCTGCTAAGCAATCCGGTCAGCGTTTTTGCACAGGCGAAAAAAAGGATTTCTATAGCTACCGGTGGCATGGGTGGTGTCTATTTCGTTATAGGTGGTGGAATAGCAAGTATATTGACAAAATATGCAGGCGTTGAAGCCGCCGCTGAAGTTACTGCCGCATCTGTTGATAACTGTAAATTGATTAACGCAAAGAAATCCGATATGGGTTTGATTATGGCTGATACGGGGTATGATGCATATAAAGGTTTGGGAAACTTTAAGGGCAAACCTATTTCTTTAAGGACATTGACCGTCTTGTACCCGAACTTAATGCATGTAGTAACTGTTGATGGCAAGGGTATCAAAAAGGTATCAGACTTGAAAGGAAAAAGGGTTTCCACAGGCGCTCCCGGAAGCGGAACAGAGGTAAAGGCTTTGAGGGTCCTCGAGGCGGGAGGTATAAACCCCAACAAAGATATCAAGAAGGATAGACTTGGCGCAGGTGAGTCAGGAGGGGCGCTCAAGGACGGGAAAATTGATGCTTATTTCTGGGATGGCGGTGTCCCAACATCATCAGTACTTGACCTTGCTGCGTCGCCCGGCGTAAAAATGGTTCTTATTTCCCACGCAGACCTCATCCCGAAGATGATCGAAAAATACGGACCGGTGTATTACCAATCCGTGATCCCCAAGAAAGTCTATACCGGGATAGAATATGATACACAGGTGGCTGCTGTCGGCAATCTCCTGGTGTGTAATCAGGATATGGATGACAAGCTTGCCTACGATATTGTGAAAGCAATATTTGAACACCTGAAGGAATTGGCTGCCATACACAAAGAAGCTCTTAACATAAATCTGAAAGACGGTGGAGGCAGCAAGGCCGTACCATACCATAAGGGTGCTGCAAAATACTTCAAGGAAAAAGGAATAAACGTTTTCGTTTGA
- a CDS encoding acyl-CoA dehydrogenase family protein — MDFRISDELESMRKMAYDFAVKNIKPTMEEDEKEHKYRPEYLKKMGDQGMFACLAPEKFGGLELEEGNMAATLMAMEVARVSPSWGLPFNLQMNGPQNVLLKYGSEELKEQFLPGLIAGTSGGCFAITEPNSGSDVASMKTTAVEVDDGFVLNGTKTWISGVPYCGCGVVYAMTDKAAKHKGMSAFFIDFNAPGIVQRAITTKLGLHCAPTGEIFFEEAKIPKTALLGKLGQGFAICMTMLNFTRLSSAARAVGVAQSCIEEACKYSNEREQFGQAIGQFQMIQEQIGRMSVEHEASKLLLLRAAWQKDQGMNNTLETSMAKYYCAESANFCASEAVKIFGSYGFSSEYPVERFYRDAKSYQIVEGTSNVQKMIIAQFALGYRKA; from the coding sequence ATGGATTTTAGGATTTCTGACGAATTAGAATCAATGCGAAAAATGGCCTATGATTTTGCAGTAAAGAATATTAAACCCACAATGGAAGAAGACGAAAAGGAACACAAATATCGCCCTGAGTATTTGAAAAAAATGGGTGATCAAGGCATGTTTGCCTGTTTGGCCCCTGAAAAGTTCGGCGGGCTTGAACTCGAAGAAGGCAACATGGCTGCAACCCTTATGGCAATGGAAGTTGCAAGGGTAAGTCCTTCCTGGGGTCTACCGTTTAACCTTCAGATGAATGGACCACAGAATGTTCTACTGAAATATGGAAGTGAAGAATTGAAAGAACAGTTCCTGCCAGGATTAATCGCGGGAACAAGTGGCGGCTGCTTCGCTATTACTGAGCCAAACTCGGGGTCTGATGTTGCCAGTATGAAGACAACTGCGGTAGAGGTCGATGATGGCTTCGTTCTGAACGGAACAAAAACATGGATATCCGGCGTACCTTACTGCGGATGTGGTGTTGTTTACGCCATGACAGACAAGGCAGCAAAGCACAAAGGTATGTCAGCCTTTTTTATCGATTTTAATGCACCCGGTATTGTCCAGAGGGCAATTACCACAAAACTCGGTCTGCATTGCGCCCCGACCGGTGAGATTTTTTTTGAAGAAGCAAAAATCCCGAAGACCGCTCTCCTTGGAAAGTTGGGCCAGGGCTTTGCAATTTGTATGACCATGCTTAATTTCACCAGGTTAAGCTCAGCAGCCAGGGCCGTTGGCGTGGCCCAGAGTTGTATCGAAGAAGCGTGCAAGTATTCAAATGAAAGAGAACAGTTCGGACAGGCAATTGGCCAGTTCCAGATGATCCAGGAACAAATCGGCAGAATGTCAGTTGAGCACGAAGCATCGAAACTTCTACTTCTCAGAGCTGCCTGGCAGAAAGACCAGGGAATGAACAATACGCTCGAAACATCTATGGCAAAATACTACTGCGCAGAGTCCGCTAACTTCTGTGCCTCAGAGGCAGTAAAGATATTCGGTTCCTACGGTTTCTCTTCAGAATACCCTGTAGAAAGATTCTATAGAGATGCAAAATCCTATCAGATTGTTGAAGGCACATCCAACGTCCAGAAGATGATTATTGCCCAGTTCGCTCTGGGTTACAGAAAGGCATAA
- a CDS encoding enoyl-CoA hydratase-related protein yields the protein MGYETIIVERENPVGIIKLNRPPVNPLSVKSYHELYDAICELEKDEAIGAILITGNGDKAFAAGLDVKDVMGKSAVETLDFLWTAPRRTFDKLTSIEKPTVAAVFGLALGGGCEVAICCDIRIASEDAIFGVPEINLGIMPGSGATQRLPRLVGVAKAKEMLFTGDNVNAAEAYRVGLVNKVVPRDKLMDEAMKMAKKLASKPKAALALIKRCVDNGLNMDLASGLTLEMDCFSIAFTSEDGREGINAFVEKRKPNYKGK from the coding sequence ATGGGCTATGAAACAATAATTGTTGAGCGGGAAAACCCGGTAGGGATAATCAAACTGAATAGGCCCCCCGTAAACCCTTTGAGCGTTAAATCGTATCATGAATTATATGACGCAATCTGCGAGTTGGAGAAGGATGAGGCGATTGGTGCTATTCTCATAACCGGAAATGGAGATAAGGCCTTTGCGGCAGGTCTTGATGTGAAAGACGTAATGGGCAAATCCGCTGTAGAAACACTCGATTTTCTCTGGACAGCCCCACGAAGGACCTTTGACAAGCTTACAAGCATTGAAAAACCGACAGTGGCGGCAGTCTTCGGGCTTGCACTCGGCGGTGGCTGTGAGGTTGCCATTTGTTGTGATATAAGAATTGCATCTGAAGATGCGATATTTGGTGTTCCTGAGATTAACCTCGGTATCATGCCAGGCTCTGGTGCAACACAGAGGCTTCCACGATTAGTAGGAGTTGCGAAGGCAAAAGAAATGCTTTTTACCGGTGACAATGTTAATGCTGCAGAGGCATACAGAGTTGGTCTTGTGAACAAGGTAGTGCCAAGAGACAAGCTGATGGATGAAGCGATGAAAATGGCAAAAAAACTGGCATCAAAACCAAAGGCAGCCCTTGCTCTCATAAAGAGATGTGTAGATAACGGGCTTAATATGGACCTTGCCTCAGGGTTGACACTTGAGATGGATTGCTTTTCCATCGCTTTTACCTCTGAGGATGGCAGAGAAGGTATCAATGCCTTTGTGGAGAAAAGAAAACCCAATTATAAAGGTAAGTAG
- a CDS encoding CoA transferase subunit A — MSMYPEIADKLMGLDEAVKQFIKDGCQLAIGGFTIVRNPMAVAYEIVRQRVKDIHLVCHSHGQALDVLIGAGCVKRLEIAYGGNGRYAPTCIRFKKAIQRGELQFEDYSNYQMSLRFLAGALGIPFISTKSGLGSDLLNLEGFPKEIRKERKVAIKKFAIMQNPFNEEEDKVVLLPALTPDVALVHAQYVGDDGTVRIKGLTFADVEQAKSADIVIVTCEEIVPRSFIRLDPDQNTLPPFFIDAIVKVPYGAHPTGCLAFYDYDPKHLNLYKKIAGDDELFKQYLDEWVYGVSTFDEYLDKVGREMLFKIKANPVVGYAQGLDRK, encoded by the coding sequence ATGAGTATGTATCCAGAAATAGCCGACAAACTGATGGGTTTGGATGAGGCAGTAAAACAATTTATTAAAGACGGTTGCCAGCTTGCAATTGGCGGTTTCACGATAGTAAGAAATCCGATGGCGGTTGCATATGAGATTGTGAGACAGAGGGTTAAAGATATCCATCTTGTATGCCACTCCCACGGTCAGGCCCTTGATGTCCTTATTGGAGCCGGCTGCGTCAAACGCCTTGAGATTGCCTATGGTGGTAATGGCAGATATGCCCCCACATGCATCAGGTTTAAAAAGGCAATTCAACGGGGAGAACTCCAATTTGAGGACTATTCCAATTATCAGATGAGCTTGCGGTTTCTCGCCGGGGCATTGGGCATCCCGTTTATCTCCACAAAATCGGGGCTCGGTTCCGACCTGCTTAATCTGGAAGGCTTTCCGAAGGAAATTAGAAAGGAACGGAAAGTAGCCATTAAAAAATTTGCCATTATGCAAAACCCATTCAACGAAGAAGAAGACAAGGTGGTATTGCTTCCGGCGCTCACACCGGACGTGGCGCTCGTCCATGCCCAATATGTGGGTGATGACGGCACAGTACGCATTAAGGGGCTCACATTCGCCGACGTTGAACAGGCAAAATCGGCGGATATTGTCATAGTTACCTGTGAGGAGATTGTCCCGCGCTCATTTATCAGACTCGATCCGGATCAAAACACGCTGCCGCCATTTTTTATTGATGCCATAGTGAAAGTCCCCTATGGCGCTCATCCCACGGGATGCCTTGCCTTTTACGATTACGATCCGAAGCACCTCAATCTTTACAAAAAGATTGCAGGGGACGATGAGCTCTTCAAGCAGTATCTCGACGAATGGGTATACGGTGTTTCAACCTTTGATGAATACCTCGATAAAGTCGGCAGGGAAATGCTCTTTAAAATTAAGGCAAATCCAGTAGTAGGGTATGCTCAGGGGCTTGATAGAAAGTGA
- a CDS encoding thermonuclease family protein, which yields MRKAAPVFILLIVSLTLFVLSYNVCAKDYVVKKVIDGDTIQLDTGETVRYLGIDAPEVFTKESGAEFYAREATRYNKKLVFMKKIKLEFDVEKKDQYGRLLAYVFVKDIFVNAELVRHGYAKAYIKPPNVKYKDLLLANQKKAMDEDKGLWQEKKRDTETSYIGNKRTYTLHRPSCSLSNKISDKNKIIFRNRMDAIKIGYTLCKQCKP from the coding sequence GTGAGGAAAGCAGCCCCCGTTTTTATTCTCTTAATTGTATCTCTTACCTTATTTGTTCTTTCTTATAATGTGTGTGCGAAGGATTATGTAGTCAAGAAAGTCATCGATGGGGATACGATTCAGCTCGATACCGGTGAGACCGTACGATACCTTGGTATAGACGCACCGGAGGTTTTCACAAAAGAAAGCGGGGCTGAATTTTATGCAAGGGAGGCAACCAGGTATAATAAAAAGCTCGTATTCATGAAGAAGATCAAACTTGAATTCGATGTTGAGAAAAAGGACCAGTACGGGAGACTTCTGGCATATGTGTTTGTTAAGGATATTTTTGTAAATGCTGAACTCGTAAGGCATGGTTACGCCAAGGCATATATAAAACCACCTAACGTCAAATATAAAGACCTTCTTCTGGCCAATCAGAAAAAGGCAATGGATGAAGACAAAGGATTATGGCAGGAGAAAAAAAGAGATACAGAAACCTCTTATATCGGGAATAAACGAACCTATACACTCCACCGGCCGTCCTGCAGTTTATCGAATAAGATTTCTGATAAAAACAAGATTATTTTCAGGAACCGGATGGATGCGATTAAAATTGGCTATACGCTCTGCAAACAGTGCAAACCATGA
- a CDS encoding acetyl-CoA carboxylase biotin carboxyl carrier protein subunit, translating into MATEITVPMVGKIVNVLVKIGDKVEEDDQIATLEAMKMEMPIVSPSSGVIKEIMVSAGQEVDADTVLAIIE; encoded by the coding sequence ATGGCTACAGAAATAACAGTCCCAATGGTAGGTAAAATTGTAAATGTACTCGTAAAAATCGGGGACAAAGTCGAAGAAGACGACCAGATTGCAACCCTCGAAGCGATGAAAATGGAAATGCCAATTGTTTCTCCATCATCCGGGGTTATAAAGGAAATTATGGTTTCTGCAGGTCAGGAAGTTGATGCTGACACTGTTCTTGCGATTATTGAATAA
- a CDS encoding MBL fold metallo-hydrolase yields the protein MIFNKTGLVKDNLYVAGFPWSPVYVLAGEQPVIFEAGFYCMGKIYENDINKFLSGKTPKTLFLTHVHYDHCGAAAYLKRVFPGMNIAASRRASEIIQRPNAQKLMTELSRNVFGLIDKIGTINNKFLIRDPFEAFEVDTVIHDGQVIHLDSDVNIHVFSTPGHTRDMMSFYMPEKKILIATEAAGCMGHTGRIITEFLVDYDVYINSLKRLASLDVDIFCQGHHFVFTGEDVKRHFERSIKAAEDFRNNAEYLLKSENGSIDRVVSIIKSEEYDTNPGTKQPEQAYLINLRMRVAHLAERLSSIQ from the coding sequence TTGATTTTTAACAAAACCGGATTGGTAAAAGACAATTTGTATGTTGCCGGATTTCCATGGTCACCAGTGTATGTATTGGCCGGGGAGCAACCGGTAATCTTTGAAGCAGGGTTTTACTGTATGGGCAAAATCTATGAGAATGATATAAACAAGTTCCTCTCAGGTAAAACGCCAAAAACTCTTTTCCTTACTCATGTTCATTATGATCATTGTGGTGCAGCAGCATATCTGAAGAGGGTTTTTCCTGGGATGAACATTGCTGCATCCAGAAGGGCATCTGAGATTATACAACGTCCTAACGCTCAGAAATTGATGACCGAGCTAAGCCGGAACGTATTTGGATTGATAGATAAAATAGGCACTATAAATAACAAATTTCTTATAAGGGACCCCTTTGAAGCGTTTGAAGTGGACACAGTTATTCATGACGGTCAGGTTATACATTTGGACAGCGATGTGAATATCCATGTTTTTTCAACCCCTGGCCATACTAGGGATATGATGAGTTTTTATATGCCGGAGAAGAAGATTCTCATAGCTACTGAAGCGGCTGGCTGTATGGGGCATACAGGGCGCATCATCACCGAGTTTCTCGTTGATTATGATGTGTATATAAATTCGCTGAAACGCCTTGCATCACTCGATGTGGATATTTTTTGTCAGGGTCACCACTTTGTTTTTACCGGTGAAGATGTAAAAAGACATTTTGAGCGTTCAATTAAGGCTGCAGAAGATTTTAGGAATAACGCCGAATATCTGTTGAAATCTGAGAACGGGTCCATCGACCGTGTAGTTTCGATAATCAAGTCTGAGGAATATGATACAAATCCTGGAACCAAACAGCCCGAACAGGCATACCTGATCAATCTGAGGATGAGAGTTGCCCATCTGGCAGAAAGGCTCTCCAGTATTCAATAA